In Candidatus Binatia bacterium, a single genomic region encodes these proteins:
- a CDS encoding ABC transporter substrate-binding protein — translation MLALALGPVHASAADQPAKLAFAHGAISSNVTPLWIAKEHGFFRKYGFDVDLVFIIAGRATQAMLAGQVALGLIGATHVANAVTGGGDLTMILGLQNKLDYLFIARSSIKSAEDLKGKKVAIGTPSGSASLATYVALDYFGLVPRRDNITLLGAGGVPERLAALRAGSVDATSLSPEFGQVIQGEGYRVLLDTGKENVPFQSSGLVISRSFMKTNPQLVENIAKSIVEGVAYIHNPANAKAVQQTIGRNLRLSKPEQVEKAYVDLRKELPRKPCPTLEGVASVLKLMAQHGLNAKAAQLKPEDVADMGLCRKLDETGFFDQVYKQF, via the coding sequence TTGCTCGCTCTCGCGCTCGGACCGGTGCATGCTTCGGCCGCCGATCAGCCGGCGAAGCTCGCGTTCGCCCACGGCGCGATCAGCAGCAACGTCACGCCGCTGTGGATCGCCAAGGAGCACGGCTTCTTCCGCAAATACGGCTTCGACGTCGATCTCGTCTTCATTATCGCCGGGCGCGCGACCCAAGCGATGCTCGCCGGGCAGGTCGCGCTGGGTTTGATCGGCGCCACGCACGTGGCCAACGCCGTGACCGGCGGCGGCGATCTGACGATGATCCTCGGCCTGCAAAATAAACTGGATTATTTGTTTATCGCGCGATCGTCGATCAAGAGCGCCGAAGACCTCAAGGGCAAGAAGGTCGCGATCGGCACGCCGTCGGGCTCCGCGTCGCTCGCCACTTATGTCGCGCTCGATTATTTCGGCCTGGTGCCGCGCCGCGACAACATCACCTTGCTCGGCGCGGGCGGCGTTCCCGAGCGGCTCGCGGCGCTCCGCGCTGGATCGGTCGACGCCACGAGCCTCTCGCCCGAATTCGGCCAGGTCATTCAAGGCGAGGGCTATCGCGTGCTGCTGGATACCGGCAAAGAGAACGTTCCCTTCCAGTCTTCGGGACTGGTCATCTCGCGAAGCTTCATGAAAACCAATCCGCAGCTCGTCGAGAACATCGCCAAATCGATCGTCGAGGGCGTCGCCTACATTCACAATCCGGCGAACGCCAAGGCTGTGCAGCAGACCATCGGCAGGAACTTGCGCTTGAGCAAGCCCGAGCAGGTCGAGAAGGCCTATGTCGATCTGCGTAAGGAATTGCCGCGCAAGCCCTGCCCGACCCTGGAAGGAGTCGCGTCGGTGCTCAAGCTGATGGCGCAGCACGGTCTCAACGCCAAGGCGGCGCAACTCAAGCCCGAAGACGTGGCGGACATGGGCTTGTGCAGGAAACTCGATGAAACCGGGTTCTTCGATCAGGTCTACAAGCAGTTCTGA
- a CDS encoding hemerythrin domain-containing protein: protein MPRHPSLIPLSHDHHHGLALALRCRKQALGRLKPLGIQGLKERAQELKEFFRASLTPHFAAEEVALFPFMRSSIPESEPLISELLGEHEQLRGWVGLLDDEKHLAKTLFEAADLLERHIRREERELFPLFEAHAAPAGAESIGREIAKMIKHEHPQE, encoded by the coding sequence ATGCCGCGGCACCCGAGTTTGATACCGCTCTCTCACGACCACCATCACGGTCTCGCGTTGGCGCTGCGCTGCCGCAAACAGGCCCTCGGGCGATTGAAGCCGCTGGGAATTCAGGGATTGAAGGAGCGGGCGCAAGAACTGAAAGAATTTTTTCGCGCCAGCCTGACGCCTCACTTCGCTGCCGAGGAAGTCGCGCTTTTTCCATTCATGCGCTCGTCCATCCCGGAGTCGGAGCCGTTGATCTCGGAGTTGTTGGGCGAGCACGAGCAGCTACGCGGCTGGGTCGGCCTCCTCGATGACGAGAAGCATCTGGCCAAGACTTTGTTCGAAGCGGCGGACCTGCTCGAGCGTCATATCCGGCGCGAGGAGCGCGAGCTGTTCCCGCTTTTCGAAGCACACGCGGCGCCTGCCGGCGCCGAAAGCATAGGCCGGGAGATCGCGAAAATGATCAAGCACGAGCACCCGCAGGAATGA
- a CDS encoding DUF2848 family protein, with translation MMRFTLQSTGKEIDFAPARVIIAGYTGRNQDEVRAHVRELAAQGIPAPAEIPAIFRTTLDRLTVADEIEVVGGRTAGEAEVVLLVKGEVVWVAVGSDHTDRELEKIDIAASKQVCPKPVSGEVWNYADVRERWDNLILRSWVGESGREQLYQEGRMAALLRPEDVLVLLRRRLGKLVDGATVYTGTIPLIGGAFVPKPYFEAALFDPVAGRSLRCAYRTRSLEA, from the coding sequence ATGATGAGATTCACGTTACAGTCAACCGGTAAGGAAATCGATTTCGCGCCCGCGAGAGTCATCATCGCGGGCTATACGGGACGCAACCAAGACGAGGTGCGCGCGCACGTGCGCGAGCTGGCGGCGCAGGGGATTCCGGCGCCGGCGGAAATTCCGGCTATCTTTCGAACGACGCTCGATAGACTCACCGTCGCAGACGAAATCGAGGTAGTGGGCGGTCGGACCGCGGGAGAGGCTGAAGTCGTTCTTTTGGTGAAGGGTGAGGTTGTTTGGGTCGCCGTCGGCAGCGACCACACGGACCGCGAGCTGGAGAAAATCGATATTGCCGCATCGAAACAGGTCTGTCCCAAGCCGGTCTCCGGCGAAGTTTGGAATTATGCCGACGTGCGCGAGCGCTGGGACAATTTGATTTTGAGAAGCTGGGTGGGAGAGAGCGGCAGGGAACAGCTTTACCAGGAGGGAAGGATGGCTGCGCTGCTGAGGCCGGAAGATGTGCTCGTCTTATTGCGCCGTCGCCTGGGAAAGCTCGTGGACGGCGCGACCGTTTACACCGGCACGATCCCATTGATCGGCGGCGCTTTTGTTCCCAAGCCGTATTTCGAAGCCGCGCTTTTCGATCCGGTCGCAGGCCGTTCGCTGCGGTGCGCTTATCGCACGCGTTCGCTCGAAGCTTGA
- a CDS encoding cupin — MMKEELEFFDVTEKPWRDVPGSRCAGLHERILSGDPNTGNYSRVLRFDPGCDTTPNGVLTHNFWEEVYIVEGSIIDLSLNREFTAGQYACRPPGMPHGPWKSPNGCTTFEVRYTKD; from the coding sequence ATGATGAAAGAAGAGCTGGAATTTTTCGACGTGACTGAGAAGCCGTGGCGCGACGTGCCGGGAAGCAGATGCGCGGGTCTCCACGAGCGCATCTTGAGCGGCGATCCAAACACGGGAAACTATTCGCGGGTCCTCAGGTTCGACCCCGGCTGCGACACGACGCCCAACGGCGTGCTGACGCACAATTTCTGGGAGGAAGTTTATATCGTCGAGGGCAGCATCATCGATCTCAGCTTGAACCGGGAGTTCACGGCGGGGCAGTACGCCTGCCGCCCGCCGGGCATGCCCCACGGGCCGTGGAAGTCGCCCAACGGCTGCACGACGTTCGAGGTGCGCTACACCAAAGACTAG
- a CDS encoding MFS transporter: protein MPTTENEISARARRLILINACLGQFIAAVDARSVNVALPTLSTEFATTMEVVQWVPLSYQLTVIGLVLSLGRLGDMVGRKKIYNLGFVIFMSGSALCGFATGMVSLVLFRVVEAIGGAMILANGRAIVSAVFAGGSRGKALGITSMAFHLGYIVGPSLGGFLIDNAGWRWIFFVNLPVALAGAVMAWKVIRESTAAKGSYGGVDLFGTTTLLCFVVSLILGLNRAARSGFDPWSAGLFFLFALFLALFIFFERRSPDPILDLRLFQRRLFTAGIVSLWLISLTQTATFFLLPFYLQGMLGLTPTAVGITLIFYSVVIVFMAPIGGSLSDRFGSRLLCTAGCACTFVSVLMMARVGLDSTRLAVIIPLMGMGLGWSLFASPNLSALFGSVSHDRLGAVSGVTVTTANSANAVGIALASMLFVRGLDRYGVLSASATAYTEWSRAPEAYLSAFQSSWLVFAGFALIAVFFSAAQEPPERRKT, encoded by the coding sequence GTGCCGACAACTGAAAATGAAATCTCGGCCCGCGCGCGCCGGCTGATTCTCATCAACGCCTGCCTGGGTCAGTTCATCGCGGCGGTGGACGCCCGCTCGGTCAACGTCGCGCTGCCGACGCTCTCGACCGAGTTCGCCACCACGATGGAAGTCGTCCAGTGGGTGCCGCTCTCATACCAGCTCACGGTGATCGGACTGGTCCTGAGCCTGGGCAGGCTCGGCGACATGGTCGGGCGAAAAAAGATCTACAATCTCGGCTTTGTGATTTTCATGAGCGGCTCGGCGCTCTGCGGTTTCGCCACCGGCATGGTTTCGCTCGTCCTGTTTCGCGTCGTCGAAGCGATCGGCGGCGCGATGATCCTGGCGAACGGCCGCGCCATCGTCTCGGCGGTTTTCGCCGGCGGCAGCAGGGGAAAGGCGCTGGGAATAACTTCGATGGCGTTCCATCTGGGTTACATCGTCGGCCCGTCGCTGGGCGGCTTTTTGATCGACAACGCGGGCTGGCGCTGGATTTTTTTCGTCAATCTTCCCGTCGCGCTGGCCGGCGCCGTCATGGCCTGGAAAGTCATCCGGGAAAGCACCGCGGCCAAAGGCTCGTACGGCGGCGTTGACCTTTTCGGCACGACGACCCTGCTTTGTTTCGTCGTCTCTTTGATCCTGGGCCTTAACCGGGCGGCGCGCTCCGGCTTCGACCCGTGGAGCGCCGGGCTGTTTTTTCTCTTCGCCCTGTTTCTCGCGCTGTTTATTTTTTTCGAGCGCCGCTCGCCCGATCCGATCCTCGATTTGCGCCTTTTCCAGAGGCGGCTTTTCACCGCGGGAATCGTAAGCCTTTGGCTGATCTCGTTGACCCAGACCGCCACGTTTTTTCTCCTGCCGTTTTATCTTCAGGGCATGCTTGGGCTCACTCCCACCGCAGTCGGAATCACCTTGATCTTTTATTCGGTGGTCATCGTATTCATGGCGCCGATCGGCGGCTCGCTCTCCGACAGGTTCGGCTCGCGCCTGCTCTGCACAGCCGGATGCGCTTGCACGTTCGTCAGCGTGTTGATGATGGCGCGCGTGGGGCTCGACTCGACCCGGCTCGCGGTTATCATCCCGCTCATGGGGATGGGGCTTGGCTGGTCGCTCTTCGCCTCGCCGAATTTGAGCGCTCTGTTCGGCTCGGTGTCTCACGACCGACTCGGCGCCGTCAGCGGCGTCACGGTGACCACGGCGAACTCCGCCAATGCCGTCGGCATCGCTTTGGCGAGCATGCTCTTCGTGCGCGGGCTCGATCGGTATGGCGTCTTATCGGCGAGCGCGACGGCCTATACGGAATGGTCCCGCGCGCCCGAGGCGTACCTGTCGGCTTTTCAGAGCTCGTGGTTGGTTTTCGCCGGTTTCGCCTTGATCGCGGTCTTCTTCTCCGCGGCGCAGGAGCCGCCGGAGCGACGGAAGACTTAG
- a CDS encoding DUF3105 domain-containing protein, producing MAELSRTERRKTERQARKDAQQKQNQKKKIASRLQTAVLCLIGALLLAGAGYWAYAKWNAGSPAQFVKSLGNRHISESEVGLINYNSDPPTSGPHLPMIANWGIHQQPVTKELQVHNLEDGGVIVQYNCPLTNPECVPLIEKLAGIVRRYSRNVILAPYPDMKEKIALTAWSRIDKFDDFDENRIVRFIEAYIHIDHHPPGGG from the coding sequence ATGGCCGAATTGTCACGCACGGAGCGGCGCAAGACCGAGCGCCAGGCCAGGAAAGATGCCCAGCAAAAACAAAACCAAAAGAAAAAAATCGCCTCCAGGTTACAGACGGCGGTCCTTTGTCTGATCGGCGCGCTGCTCCTCGCGGGAGCCGGGTATTGGGCCTACGCCAAGTGGAACGCGGGTTCGCCGGCGCAGTTCGTCAAAAGTTTGGGGAACCGACACATCTCCGAATCGGAAGTCGGCCTTATAAACTACAACAGCGACCCGCCCACGTCCGGACCGCACCTGCCTATGATCGCGAACTGGGGCATTCATCAGCAGCCCGTCACCAAGGAGCTGCAAGTGCACAACCTCGAAGACGGCGGCGTGATCGTGCAATACAACTGTCCGCTAACCAATCCTGAATGTGTGCCGTTGATCGAAAAACTGGCCGGGATCGTCCGGCGCTACAGCCGCAACGTGATTCTCGCGCCGTACCCCGACATGAAAGAAAAAATCGCGCTCACCGCCTGGTCGCGCATCGACAAGTTCGACGACTTCGACGAAAACAGAATCGTGCGCTTCATCGAGGCATACATCCACATCGACCATCACCCGCCTGGTGGCGGATAA
- a CDS encoding glutathione S-transferase family protein, with the protein MPENPAARAQVRIWMDYCNTRLHGAAHEILHSDNQEKAQEKLKDYLTALELEMAGREYFAGDYSLADITLIPFFIRRQRYRFEVDHRFPNLKRWMDRVLARPAVESTL; encoded by the coding sequence ATGCCCGAAAATCCGGCCGCGAGGGCACAGGTTAGAATCTGGATGGATTATTGCAACACCCGGCTGCATGGAGCCGCCCATGAAATTTTGCACAGCGATAATCAAGAAAAAGCGCAAGAGAAACTCAAAGACTACTTGACCGCGCTCGAGCTGGAGATGGCCGGACGGGAATATTTCGCCGGCGACTACTCCCTGGCGGATATCACGCTCATTCCCTTTTTCATCCGCCGGCAGCGCTACCGCTTTGAAGTCGATCACCGGTTCCCTAATTTGAAGCGCTGGATGGACCGCGTGCTCGCGCGACCGGCGGTTGAGTCCACGCTTTGA
- the nikC gene encoding nickel transporter permease: MISRSIVFIGAAILIALVSTAALGPVIAPYSPTAQNLENDLAASSREHPLGTDKLGRDVLSRIVYGSRVSLMVGTTTVTISVLIGFLVGALAGYFRGWVDQLLMRLVDVLMAFPGILLAIAFTAVLGPGLDHVVLALSLIGWTAYARLVRGEILALREKEFVHAAEALGAPPARVIRLHMLPNLLPSLAIQAMFGMAAAIIAEGSLSFLGLGAEPPTPSWGSMLNEGRQFILVAPHLTAYPGLAIMATVLALNLVGDGLRDKLEKRGK, encoded by the coding sequence ATGATAAGTAGATCGATCGTTTTCATCGGTGCAGCGATTCTGATCGCACTCGTCTCTACGGCCGCGCTGGGGCCGGTGATTGCGCCGTACAGCCCGACGGCGCAGAACCTGGAGAACGATCTCGCCGCCTCGTCGCGAGAACACCCACTGGGCACCGACAAGCTCGGTCGCGACGTGCTGAGCCGTATCGTGTACGGCAGCCGCGTCTCGCTCATGGTCGGAACCACGACCGTGACGATTTCCGTCCTGATCGGTTTCTTGGTCGGCGCTCTTGCCGGCTACTTCCGCGGCTGGGTGGATCAGCTTCTCATGCGGCTCGTGGACGTGCTGATGGCATTTCCCGGAATCCTGCTCGCCATCGCCTTCACCGCCGTGCTCGGCCCCGGCCTGGACCACGTCGTATTGGCGCTGAGCCTGATCGGCTGGACCGCCTACGCCCGTCTCGTGCGCGGCGAAATCCTCGCGCTGAGAGAGAAAGAGTTCGTCCACGCGGCCGAGGCTCTGGGGGCCCCGCCGGCGCGCGTCATCCGGCTTCACATGCTGCCGAACCTTCTTCCTTCGCTCGCGATTCAAGCGATGTTCGGCATGGCGGCGGCGATCATCGCCGAGGGCAGTCTCAGCTTTTTGGGCTTGGGCGCCGAGCCGCCGACGCCGTCGTGGGGCTCGATGCTGAACGAAGGCAGACAGTTCATTCTGGTCGCGCCGCATCTCACCGCCTATCCCGGCCTCGCTATCATGGCGACGGTTCTGGCTTTGAATCTCGTCGGCGACGGTCTGCGCGATAAGCTGGAGAAACGGGGCAAATAA
- the nikB gene encoding nickel ABC transporter permease, which yields MKRFLLHRLLLLLPTLFGAVTVVFLLIRVVPGDPVEAMLGETASSIDKASLRRELGLDQPLWNQYLRFLAGLSVGDLGRSLYEQATVAELILKRLPATLELTLAAMAVAFLLAFPLGIAAAAKRDTWIDRLALLFSLFGLAMPNFWLGPLLMIFFSIELGWLPVSGRGGIDHLILPSLTLGMAMAAILTRMVRSGLLQTIHEDYIRTARAKGLSERRVWLKHALRNSLISVITIVGLQFGALLAGSIITESIFSWPGVGRLTLQAIQTRDYPLVQGCVLTIAVSYLAVNLLTDICYRWADPKIAYDK from the coding sequence GTGAAACGTTTTTTGCTCCATCGCCTTCTGCTCCTTCTCCCCACGCTGTTCGGCGCAGTGACGGTCGTGTTTCTGCTCATTCGCGTCGTTCCCGGCGATCCGGTGGAAGCGATGCTGGGAGAGACCGCGAGCAGCATCGACAAAGCGTCGCTGCGCCGCGAGTTAGGGCTGGACCAGCCGCTGTGGAATCAATATCTACGCTTTCTCGCCGGCCTATCGGTGGGGGATCTCGGCCGCTCGCTCTACGAGCAGGCCACGGTCGCGGAGCTGATTCTGAAGCGTCTGCCCGCCACTCTGGAGCTAACGTTGGCGGCGATGGCTGTGGCATTTCTTCTCGCCTTTCCGCTGGGGATCGCGGCGGCCGCAAAGCGCGATACCTGGATCGATCGTCTCGCCCTTCTCTTCTCTCTATTCGGCCTGGCGATGCCCAATTTTTGGCTCGGCCCGCTGCTGATGATTTTTTTCTCGATCGAGCTCGGCTGGCTGCCGGTCTCGGGCCGCGGCGGCATCGACCATCTCATCCTCCCCTCTCTCACGCTCGGCATGGCGATGGCGGCGATCCTGACGCGCATGGTCCGCTCGGGTCTGCTCCAGACGATCCATGAAGATTATATCCGCACGGCGCGTGCCAAAGGCCTCAGCGAGCGGCGCGTCTGGCTCAAGCACGCGCTCCGCAACTCGCTCATCTCCGTCATCACCATCGTCGGCCTCCAGTTCGGCGCGCTGCTCGCGGGCTCGATCATCACCGAATCTATTTTTAGCTGGCCGGGCGTCGGCCGGCTCACGCTCCAGGCGATCCAGACGCGCGACTACCCTCTGGTCCAGGGCTGCGTCTTGACCATTGCGGTCTCTTACCTGGCCGTCAATCTGCTCACGGACATCTGCTACCGTTGGGCGGACCCGAAAATCGCCTATGATAAGTAG
- a CDS encoding ABC transporter substrate-binding protein — protein sequence MIFNGLLRPDENSRLEPDLAVKWQPIDDRTYVFRLRQGVFFHDGKPLTATDVKFTYDSVLDAKNRSPKRGKLGFLQAVDQLGSHEVRFRLKAPFAPFLEELTLGIVPAGTPGYGQSGRQRLIGSGPFSLAELSPGERVVLTANPSYWDGPPGISTVVFKVIPDAIVRVLEFRKGTVDFIQNYFEPDMLPWLAKNTGAAIQSEQGTIFQYIGMNLEHPILARREVRQALGRAIDREAIIRHILKDLATPATGLLSPRHWAYEPAVAQLSYDPEAAKRLLDAAGFPDPDGDGPLPRFKLSYKTTNLDLRKRVAETLKEQLARVGIELEVRAYEWGTFYGDVKSGNFHLYSLEWVGVVDPDIYYNLFHSESVPPNGNNRGRYRNPALDRLLEQGRSAASIEERRRVYSSVQKILADDLPYVPLWWWKNVVVMKPNVRGFVPYPDGDLISLRKVSLSAATGN from the coding sequence TTGATCTTCAATGGCCTTCTGCGTCCCGACGAAAACTCCCGCCTGGAGCCCGATCTAGCCGTAAAATGGCAACCTATCGATGACAGGACTTACGTTTTCCGTCTTCGACAAGGCGTCTTCTTTCATGACGGCAAGCCGCTGACCGCCACGGATGTGAAATTCACTTACGACTCCGTCCTCGACGCGAAAAACCGCTCGCCGAAGCGGGGAAAACTCGGTTTTCTCCAGGCAGTGGACCAACTAGGCTCGCACGAGGTGCGCTTCCGGCTTAAAGCGCCTTTCGCGCCGTTTCTAGAAGAGCTTACTTTAGGAATCGTCCCCGCCGGGACACCTGGCTACGGACAATCCGGCAGACAGAGACTCATCGGCTCGGGTCCATTCTCTCTGGCCGAGCTCAGTCCCGGAGAGCGGGTCGTTCTTACGGCGAATCCATCGTACTGGGACGGCCCGCCCGGCATTTCGACGGTTGTCTTCAAAGTCATCCCGGACGCGATCGTGCGCGTTCTCGAGTTTCGAAAAGGCACCGTCGATTTTATTCAGAACTACTTCGAGCCCGACATGCTTCCCTGGCTCGCGAAAAACACCGGCGCCGCGATCCAGAGCGAGCAGGGAACGATCTTTCAATACATCGGCATGAATCTTGAGCATCCTATTCTGGCGCGCCGCGAGGTGCGGCAGGCGCTCGGCCGCGCGATCGATCGCGAGGCGATCATCCGGCACATCCTCAAGGATCTCGCGACTCCCGCGACCGGACTTCTCTCGCCGCGGCATTGGGCGTACGAGCCGGCGGTGGCGCAGCTAAGCTATGATCCGGAAGCGGCCAAGCGGCTGCTGGACGCAGCGGGCTTTCCCGATCCGGACGGCGACGGCCCGCTGCCGCGCTTCAAGCTCTCCTACAAGACGACGAACCTGGATCTGAGAAAGAGAGTCGCCGAAACTTTGAAGGAACAACTCGCCCGCGTCGGCATCGAGCTGGAAGTGCGCGCCTACGAATGGGGAACTTTTTACGGCGACGTGAAAAGCGGCAACTTCCACCTCTACTCGCTCGAATGGGTCGGCGTGGTGGACCCCGATATTTATTATAATTTGTTCCATTCCGAGAGCGTGCCGCCGAACGGAAACAATCGTGGTCGATACCGCAATCCCGCGCTCGACCGCTTGCTGGAGCAAGGCAGAAGCGCCGCGTCGATCGAAGAGCGCCGGCGCGTATACAGCAGCGTGCAAAAAATTCTTGCCGACGATCTTCCCTACGTTCCGCTGTGGTGGTGGAAGAACGTCGTCGTCATGAAGCCGAACGTCCGGGGCTTCGTCCCCTATCCCGACGGCGATCTGATCTCGCTCAGGAAGGTTTCGCTGTCGGCGGCTACCGGCAATTAA
- a CDS encoding transglycosylase SLT domain-containing protein, translating into MNAQRFPVGLFSALLIAVCLARPSSLPAEENPFPVLPGLENAVEFWRLVFTQYGGTEVIFHDRQDPLKIYKVVNIDDNSNARKLIREEIAAIGQAEGFEAPEQRVRAQRGVKDRFIAGLALSRRYLDQMQKIMREEGLPEEIAYLPLVESSFNLNARSSAGALGMWQFMPSTGKKFMRVGPVLDERRDPIESTRAAARFLSQNYDALGNWPLALTAYNHGREGMARAVAEVGSTDLVEIIQRYQAPSFGFASKSFYAEFLAAVDVARRSAEFFPDLEYHPPMPLEELPVERNVSIVALLKPTDISHAQFLAWNPALTSKTRDIPGGYRVKAPPDKLEALVAAYRKIAGASKEGAAKIVAASKTSLDWILHHVAPGETLSKIARNYKVTVSAIQEANGMSNAHRLAIGQQLKIPKKA; encoded by the coding sequence ATGAACGCACAGCGATTTCCCGTAGGACTGTTTTCCGCGCTTCTGATCGCCGTCTGCTTGGCCCGGCCTTCCTCGCTGCCGGCTGAGGAAAATCCCTTTCCGGTTCTCCCCGGTTTGGAGAACGCGGTCGAGTTTTGGCGTCTGGTTTTTACCCAATACGGCGGCACCGAGGTGATTTTTCACGACCGGCAGGACCCGCTGAAAATCTACAAAGTCGTCAACATCGATGACAATAGCAACGCGCGCAAGCTGATCAGAGAAGAGATCGCGGCGATCGGCCAGGCGGAAGGCTTTGAGGCGCCCGAACAGAGAGTGAGGGCGCAGAGGGGCGTGAAGGACCGATTTATTGCCGGACTGGCGCTGTCGCGGCGCTATCTCGACCAGATGCAAAAAATCATGCGCGAGGAAGGCCTGCCGGAAGAAATTGCCTATCTTCCTCTCGTGGAATCTTCTTTCAACCTCAATGCCCGCTCCAGCGCCGGCGCGCTCGGCATGTGGCAATTCATGCCTTCTACGGGAAAGAAATTCATGCGCGTCGGTCCGGTACTGGACGAGAGACGCGACCCGATCGAATCGACGCGGGCCGCGGCGCGCTTCCTGAGTCAAAATTATGACGCTCTCGGCAACTGGCCGCTGGCGCTTACCGCCTATAACCACGGCAGGGAGGGCATGGCGCGCGCCGTCGCCGAAGTGGGCTCCACCGATCTCGTCGAGATCATCCAGCGTTACCAGGCGCCGTCCTTCGGCTTCGCCTCCAAGAGCTTTTACGCCGAGTTTCTGGCCGCGGTGGACGTGGCGCGGAGAAGCGCGGAATTTTTTCCCGATCTCGAATATCATCCGCCCATGCCGCTGGAAGAGTTGCCGGTCGAGCGCAACGTTTCGATTGTGGCTTTACTGAAGCCGACGGATATCTCTCACGCTCAATTTCTGGCGTGGAATCCTGCGTTGACTTCCAAGACCAGGGATATTCCCGGCGGATATCGCGTCAAAGCGCCGCCCGACAAGCTGGAAGCGCTCGTCGCCGCCTATAGAAAGATCGCCGGAGCATCGAAAGAAGGCGCGGCCAAGATCGTTGCGGCTTCGAAAACTTCGCTCGACTGGATTCTCCACCACGTCGCGCCCGGCGAGACGCTCTCCAAGATCGCCCGTAACTACAAAGTCACGGTCAGCGCGATCCAAGAAGCCAACGGTATGAGCAACGCCCACCGCCTGGCCATCGGCCAGCAGCTCAAGATTCCCAAAAAAGCCTAG